From Pseudomonas sp. LS1212, the proteins below share one genomic window:
- a CDS encoding fused MFS/spermidine synthase, with protein MTSASRTSSRQSTSAAQTQMPTRALPWAPALMLFVSGAAALVYQVLWIKQLSLVVGVEVYAITSGISAFFAGLALGGWVFGRFADRLQRPVLLYALLELAVAALGIAATHGLGMAAGPFARLSDQVGLLAWLLPFLLVGVPAFMMGGTLPVLMRALAPAADSLGRAGGRLYAANTAGAIVGTLLSAFVLIPILGVKGSAYAAAALNLLALLGALAYARTHVAAAVATATTPAKHARDGKHSNLPLLLYAIAGGVALGYEVVWTQSIVQFMSTRTFAFAVVLATYLTGLVLGSVLYARRADRIRDPWGVFGLLIAAAGLLALLEISVLGRWLVVLQTQAEQAVHLLGGDGLSGMSARFAVAALCIVFVPTLLLGAAFPLALRLSVDSGHVGRDVGAVVALNTLGGILGVLLTGFVLIPHLGLIRTLGVLALLAAGIGLTAVLRGSHVKKDNRRGVILVALASVALVIMVPPERLAQLMPGARNGKLAFYEEGRGGTVAVVTQGKPGRTFNRLYIQGVSNTGDAMPSLRYMRLQALLPLLIHNGQPRSALVIGMGTGITAGALLRYPALEQRVVAELLPTVVEAAPLFTGNYNAPGDNRIDIRLRDGRQELLRSEQAYDLITLEPPPPSASGVVNLYSRDFYALAARRLQPQGIVAQWLPLPTQNLEDSQALVRSFLDVFPHASLWTTEFHEMLLVGSPDPIALDVERIGQRFEQDTVRSALAEVGIVSPAALLSTYITDRAGLERFAGQALAVTDDQPLIEYAPWVRSNEITRVLPALLDLRRQPALINSNDDFQARLDGQQNRLTHFYQVGLHAYKRERHEWGEGLREVMREDGGNPYYRWFLGVAQ; from the coding sequence ATGACCTCCGCCAGCCGTACTTCTTCGCGCCAGAGCACTTCTGCGGCGCAAACGCAGATGCCGACCCGCGCCTTGCCGTGGGCCCCGGCCCTGATGCTGTTCGTGTCGGGTGCTGCGGCGCTGGTCTATCAGGTCCTGTGGATCAAACAGCTTTCGCTGGTTGTGGGCGTCGAGGTGTACGCCATCACCAGTGGCATCAGCGCCTTCTTTGCCGGGCTGGCATTGGGGGGCTGGGTGTTCGGCCGCTTTGCTGACCGCCTGCAACGCCCTGTGCTGCTCTATGCACTGCTCGAATTGGCCGTCGCCGCCCTGGGCATCGCCGCCACCCATGGCCTGGGAATGGCCGCTGGGCCCTTTGCCCGCTTGAGCGACCAAGTCGGTCTGCTGGCCTGGCTGCTACCCTTCCTGCTGGTTGGTGTGCCGGCGTTCATGATGGGCGGAACCTTGCCCGTGCTGATGCGGGCGCTGGCCCCTGCGGCTGACAGCCTGGGTCGCGCGGGCGGTCGTTTGTATGCCGCTAATACCGCCGGGGCCATCGTCGGCACCCTGCTCAGTGCTTTTGTCCTTATCCCGATTCTGGGCGTGAAAGGCTCGGCCTACGCCGCTGCGGCGCTCAACCTGCTGGCGTTGCTCGGCGCATTGGCCTATGCCCGCACGCACGTTGCGGCTGCCGTAGCCACCGCCACCACCCCCGCCAAGCATGCCAGGGATGGCAAACACTCCAACCTGCCATTGCTGCTCTACGCCATCGCCGGTGGCGTGGCCCTGGGTTATGAAGTGGTCTGGACCCAGTCGATCGTGCAGTTCATGAGCACCCGTACCTTTGCCTTTGCCGTGGTGCTGGCAACCTACTTGACCGGCCTGGTGCTGGGCAGTGTCCTGTATGCACGACGCGCCGACCGGATTCGCGACCCATGGGGCGTATTCGGGCTGCTGATCGCTGCGGCCGGGTTGTTGGCGCTACTCGAAATCTCCGTGCTCGGGCGCTGGCTGGTCGTGCTGCAAACCCAGGCCGAGCAAGCCGTGCACCTGCTCGGTGGCGATGGCCTGAGCGGCATGAGCGCACGCTTTGCCGTCGCCGCCCTGTGCATTGTCTTCGTCCCGACGCTATTGCTTGGCGCGGCCTTTCCGCTGGCCCTGCGCCTGAGCGTGGACAGCGGTCATGTCGGGCGCGACGTCGGCGCGGTGGTGGCGCTCAACACCCTGGGCGGCATCCTCGGTGTGCTACTGACAGGGTTTGTCCTGATCCCGCATCTGGGTTTGATCCGCACCCTGGGCGTGCTGGCGCTTCTGGCTGCCGGTATCGGCTTGACGGCGGTATTGCGCGGCAGCCACGTCAAGAAAGACAATCGCCGGGGCGTCATCCTGGTCGCCCTGGCCAGCGTCGCGCTGGTCATCATGGTGCCACCCGAGCGCTTGGCCCAGTTGATGCCCGGCGCGCGCAACGGCAAGCTGGCCTTTTATGAAGAAGGTCGTGGCGGCACCGTTGCCGTGGTGACCCAAGGCAAGCCAGGGCGCACTTTCAATCGGCTTTACATCCAGGGCGTATCGAATACCGGCGACGCCATGCCTTCGCTGCGTTACATGCGCCTGCAGGCCCTGCTGCCGCTGCTGATTCACAATGGCCAGCCGCGCTCGGCACTGGTGATCGGCATGGGTACCGGTATCACCGCTGGCGCCCTGCTGCGTTACCCGGCGCTGGAGCAGCGGGTGGTGGCCGAACTGTTGCCGACAGTGGTCGAGGCGGCCCCGCTGTTCACGGGCAACTACAACGCGCCTGGCGACAACCGGATCGATATTCGCCTGCGCGACGGGCGCCAGGAACTGCTGCGCAGCGAACAAGCCTACGACCTGATCACCCTGGAACCACCACCGCCTTCGGCCAGTGGCGTGGTCAACCTCTACTCCCGCGACTTCTATGCCCTGGCCGCCCGACGCCTGCAGCCACAAGGGATTGTCGCCCAATGGCTGCCCCTGCCGACCCAGAACCTCGAAGACTCACAGGCGCTGGTGCGCAGCTTCCTCGATGTGTTCCCCCACGCCAGCCTCTGGACCACCGAGTTCCACGAGATGCTGTTGGTTGGCTCCCCGGACCCGATCGCGCTGGATGTGGAGCGCATCGGTCAGCGCTTCGAGCAGGACACGGTGCGCAGTGCGCTGGCCGAGGTCGGCATCGTCTCGCCGGCGGCATTGCTCTCGACCTACATCACCGATCGCGCAGGCCTTGAACGCTTTGCCGGCCAGGCATTGGCGGTCACCGACGACCAGCCGCTGATCGAATACGCGCCGTGGGTGCGCAGCAATGAGATCACCCGGGTGCTGCCGGCGCTGTTGGACTTGCGCCGGCAACCGGCGCTGATCAATAGCAACGACGACTTCCAGGCCCGCCTGGACGGCCAGCAGAACCGCCTGACGCACTTCTATCAGGTGGGTTTGCATGCTTACAAGAGAGAGCGTCATGAGTGGGGGGAAGGGTTGCGCGAGGTGATGCGTGAGGATGGTGGCAATCCCTATTACCGGTGGTTTCTGGGGGTTGCACAGTAG
- a CDS encoding arylsulfatase, which produces MVRARKWLPQFALVAAAAMGLSATAAAANKPNILVIFGDDIGQTNISAYSMGVVGYKTPNIDRIAKEGMIFTDYYAENSCTAGRSSFITGQTPLRTGLSKVGIPGAPVGLQKRDITIAQALKSQGYATGQFGKNHLGDRDEYLPTAHGFDEFFGNLYHLNAEEEPERPYWPKDDPDFVKANSPRGVIHSFADGKIEDTGALNTKRMETIDDETTAAAQAFIKKQTDADKPFFVWMNTTRMHLFTHVRESMKGQSGMPGNEYADGMVEHDGDVGKLLQTLDDLKIADNTIVVYTTDNGPNQFSWPDAATTPFRNEKNSNWEGAYRVPAIVRWPGKIKAGEISNEMFSGLDWFPTLLAAAGDTEVKDKLLKGWAPTSGGNNFKVHLDGYNQLPYLTGQQPKSARNEFYYFNDDGVLVSMRAGNWKAVFCEQRAPGGFVVWSNPFTCLRVPKIFNLRMDPYERADIVSDQYYDWQTKNVYLAGVATMKAAKFLETFVEYPPSQKPASFSIDQVRAAVDARIEEKMKGQKQ; this is translated from the coding sequence ATGGTTCGCGCACGCAAGTGGCTACCGCAATTCGCCCTGGTGGCGGCTGCGGCAATGGGGCTTTCGGCTACGGCCGCCGCTGCCAATAAACCGAACATCCTGGTGATTTTCGGCGATGACATTGGCCAGACCAATATCAGTGCCTATTCCATGGGCGTGGTCGGCTACAAGACCCCGAATATCGACCGGATTGCCAAGGAAGGGATGATCTTCACCGACTACTACGCGGAGAACAGTTGCACCGCAGGTCGTTCCAGCTTCATCACCGGCCAGACACCGCTGCGCACCGGTCTGTCCAAGGTCGGCATTCCCGGTGCGCCCGTGGGCTTGCAAAAGCGTGACATCACCATCGCCCAGGCGCTCAAGTCCCAGGGTTACGCCACCGGCCAGTTCGGCAAGAACCACCTCGGTGACCGCGACGAATACCTGCCGACTGCCCACGGTTTCGACGAGTTCTTCGGTAACCTCTACCACCTCAATGCCGAAGAGGAACCCGAACGCCCGTACTGGCCCAAGGATGACCCGGATTTCGTCAAGGCCAACTCGCCACGCGGGGTGATCCACAGCTTCGCCGATGGCAAGATCGAAGATACCGGGGCGCTGAACACCAAGCGCATGGAAACCATCGACGACGAAACTACCGCTGCCGCCCAGGCCTTCATCAAGAAGCAAACCGACGCGGACAAGCCCTTCTTCGTCTGGATGAACACCACGCGCATGCACTTGTTCACTCACGTGCGCGAATCGATGAAAGGCCAGAGCGGCATGCCGGGCAACGAGTATGCCGACGGTATGGTCGAGCATGACGGCGATGTGGGCAAACTGTTGCAAACCCTCGACGACCTGAAAATCGCCGACAACACCATTGTGGTCTACACCACCGACAACGGGCCGAACCAGTTCTCCTGGCCGGACGCGGCGACCACGCCGTTCCGCAACGAGAAGAACTCCAACTGGGAAGGCGCCTACCGGGTGCCGGCGATTGTCCGCTGGCCGGGCAAAATCAAGGCGGGTGAGATTTCCAACGAGATGTTCTCGGGCCTGGACTGGTTCCCGACCCTGCTCGCCGCTGCCGGTGACACCGAGGTGAAAGACAAACTGCTCAAGGGCTGGGCACCGACCTCCGGCGGCAACAACTTCAAGGTTCACCTGGACGGCTACAACCAATTGCCGTACCTGACCGGCCAGCAACCCAAGAGTGCCCGCAACGAGTTCTACTATTTCAACGACGATGGCGTGCTGGTGTCGATGCGTGCCGGCAACTGGAAGGCAGTGTTCTGCGAACAGCGTGCGCCTGGTGGCTTTGTGGTCTGGAGCAACCCGTTCACCTGCCTGCGGGTACCGAAGATCTTCAACCTGCGCATGGACCCTTACGAGCGTGCCGACATCGTCTCTGACCAGTACTACGACTGGCAGACCAAGAACGTCTACCTGGCGGGGGTAGCCACCATGAAGGCCGCCAAATTCCTGGAAACCTTCGTCGAATACCCACCCAGCCAGAAGCCGGCCAGCTTCAGCATCGACCAGGTGCGGGCAGCCGTGGACGCCAGGATCGAAGAGAAGATGAAGGGTCAGAAACAGTAA
- a CDS encoding HAD family phosphatase has protein sequence MIQKSSAGNWLYGLALTLLLPMLAQAAEPLESWKDGSSKASIMAFVEAVTRDGSTDFVAPAERIAVFDNDGTLWSEQPGYFQVLFAFDEVRRLAPEHPEWKEQQPFKAVLENDHQALAAAGMDGLMKIVGATHTGITTEAFSANAKAWLAKARHPKSSRPYTEMVFQPMLELLDYLRANGFKTYIVSGGEVAFMRTFAEEVYGIPPEQVIGTTFVTQFQPGDGNPSILRTPRLAHNDDGPGKPQSIDSIIGRRPVLAFGNSDGDLQMLQWTAAGKGKRFMGLVHHTDSKREWAYDRQSKIGKLDKALDEANAKGWTVVDMASEWSRIYPFDARP, from the coding sequence ATGATACAAAAATCTTCCGCCGGCAACTGGCTCTACGGCCTGGCCCTGACCCTGCTGTTGCCCATGCTCGCGCAGGCGGCCGAACCGCTGGAATCCTGGAAGGACGGCTCGTCGAAAGCATCGATCATGGCGTTTGTCGAAGCCGTCACCCGTGATGGCAGCACGGATTTCGTCGCACCCGCCGAGCGCATCGCCGTGTTCGATAACGACGGTACCTTGTGGAGCGAGCAACCGGGTTACTTCCAGGTGCTGTTCGCCTTCGACGAGGTCAGGCGCCTGGCTCCCGAGCACCCCGAATGGAAAGAGCAGCAACCTTTCAAGGCCGTGCTTGAAAACGATCACCAGGCCCTGGCCGCCGCCGGCATGGACGGCTTGATGAAAATCGTCGGCGCGACCCATACCGGCATCACCACAGAAGCCTTCAGCGCCAACGCCAAGGCCTGGCTGGCCAAGGCCCGGCATCCCAAATCCAGCAGGCCCTATACCGAGATGGTCTTCCAGCCAATGCTGGAACTGCTCGACTACCTACGCGCCAACGGCTTCAAGACTTACATCGTTTCAGGGGGCGAAGTCGCCTTTATGCGCACCTTTGCCGAAGAGGTCTACGGCATACCGCCGGAGCAGGTCATCGGCACCACATTCGTGACCCAGTTCCAGCCTGGCGACGGCAACCCCTCCATCCTGCGTACGCCAAGGCTTGCGCACAACGACGATGGCCCGGGCAAACCGCAGAGTATCGATTCGATCATCGGCAGACGCCCCGTGCTGGCCTTCGGCAACTCCGACGGCGACCTGCAGATGCTGCAGTGGACGGCTGCCGGCAAGGGCAAGCGCTTCATGGGCCTGGTCCATCACACCGACAGCAAGCGCGAGTGGGCCTACGACCGGCAATCCAAGATCGGCAAGCTCGACAAGGCGCTGGACGAAGCCAATGCCAAGGGCTGGACGGTGGTCGACATGGCCAGTGAGTGGAGTCGCATCTATCCATTCGATGCCCGCCCCTGA
- a CDS encoding BatD family protein, with product MRGLFALLCALLALPVLADEPQVLVETSLQPTASVVVGGTVQLQVDVLVDTWFTQAPRLPNLSLPGAVVMPPTSEARNLTVTRLGKTFFGLRYSYLITPQQAQSFSIPALTIQVSPGQASAPTTVQSAPQTFSARQPEGFAPGEAVLVAQAVRLTQQISYSSPSSTVGDTVTRQVTLQADGAQSMLLPETALGDVAGLRRYRQTPSISPLGDGRGGVSGGQRIDGASYRIERAGHFSLPPLQVRWWDSSANQVRTARLPAVDFEATANTTYRPPFSITADLQALGQRTRVHLARHWLLLAGVMIALCLLAYWGRPVYQRAANAWQHRRTLRRERWLASAEYAWQQIPGQLDASPPQLTALYLWARRKWQALGLLELPLPSPSAKRLLGLFNALFGSTPAQDQALHQCKQDLPALLQSIEKRQAPVAHAHGLRPLNPGSTTTLKDRP from the coding sequence ATGAGAGGTCTGTTCGCGTTGCTCTGCGCCCTCCTGGCCTTGCCGGTGCTGGCTGACGAACCGCAGGTGCTGGTGGAGACCAGCCTGCAACCGACAGCCAGCGTCGTGGTCGGTGGCACCGTGCAGTTGCAGGTCGATGTGCTGGTCGATACCTGGTTCACCCAGGCGCCACGGCTGCCGAACCTGAGCCTGCCTGGCGCGGTGGTGATGCCGCCCACCAGCGAAGCACGCAATCTCACCGTAACGCGATTGGGCAAAACCTTTTTCGGCTTGCGCTACAGCTACCTGATCACCCCGCAACAGGCGCAGAGCTTCAGCATTCCGGCCCTGACGATCCAGGTCAGCCCCGGCCAGGCCAGTGCACCGACAACCGTGCAAAGCGCGCCGCAAACCTTCAGCGCCAGGCAGCCCGAAGGCTTCGCCCCCGGTGAGGCGGTGCTGGTGGCCCAGGCCGTGCGCCTGACACAGCAGATCAGCTACTCCAGCCCCTCCTCCACGGTCGGCGATACCGTCACCCGCCAGGTGACCCTCCAGGCCGATGGCGCCCAGAGCATGCTCTTGCCCGAGACTGCATTGGGTGATGTCGCCGGTCTCAGGCGCTATCGGCAAACGCCGAGCATTTCGCCCCTGGGTGACGGCCGCGGTGGTGTCAGTGGCGGCCAGCGAATCGATGGCGCCAGCTACCGAATCGAGCGCGCCGGGCACTTCAGCCTGCCGCCGCTGCAGGTACGCTGGTGGGACAGTTCGGCCAATCAGGTGCGCACCGCCCGCCTGCCTGCGGTCGACTTCGAGGCGACGGCCAACACCACCTATCGGCCACCGTTTTCGATCACTGCGGACTTGCAAGCGCTGGGGCAGCGAACTCGCGTGCACCTGGCCCGACATTGGCTGCTGCTGGCTGGGGTGATGATTGCGCTTTGCCTGCTGGCCTATTGGGGACGCCCTGTCTACCAACGTGCCGCCAATGCCTGGCAGCACCGGCGCACCCTGCGTCGCGAGCGTTGGCTGGCGTCGGCCGAATACGCCTGGCAGCAAATTCCCGGCCAACTCGACGCAAGTCCACCACAGCTCACGGCCCTTTACCTGTGGGCGCGGCGCAAATGGCAGGCGCTCGGATTATTGGAGCTGCCTCTGCCCTCACCCTCGGCCAAACGCCTGCTAGGCTTGTTCAACGCGCTTTTTGGATCCACACCTGCGCAGGATCAGGCGTTGCACCAGTGCAAGCAAGACTTGCCAGCACTGCTTCAAAGTATCGAAAAGAGGCAAGCGCCCGTTGCGCACGCACATGGGCTGCGCCCCCTTAATCCAGGCTCGACGACAACGCTCAAGGACCGACCATGA
- a CDS encoding VWA domain-containing protein produces the protein MDIDLSALHFLRPLFLLLIPLGVLLPLWRRHQIRQRRLQGSIAAHLLKHLLITPTTRQRLQPVHLLSALLILGALAAAGPTWEQDRPPFLENQAVLLLALDLSPSMDASDVAPSRLEAAKHKMHDLIARQHGLRIGLLAYAGSAHLVLPPSDDLALLDSFLQALATPLIERPGKDALGVIEQARRLLAAEQVPGTVVLMTDGADASQFAALEKSLEGTPLQVLILAVGSSDGGVLRNADGQPRTDSDGRAQVGRFDQAGLQQLAKALDAPLGSLTLDDDDLDWIELHAQRHFQAASADARQIHWKDAGYWLTWPLAVLALLCIRRGWNLNWAGAVLLAVGCLLNPAPARAGALADAFMTADQQGRWAFDHHHYGKASTLFEDPYWQGLAAYRAADYDRALGSFARLDSPQAYFYQGNIHTRQFHFDQAIAAYEHALKLQPQFPEATANLALARALQKDYDDAAEKAPQTEPDQVKFDKPKDKGDSRQIETQQASSDELWLQNLTTSPATFLKQKFSLQDAEHQAPPAGARP, from the coding sequence ATGGATATCGACCTCTCTGCCCTGCACTTTCTGCGCCCCCTGTTCCTGCTGCTGATCCCCCTGGGCGTGCTGTTGCCGCTGTGGCGCCGCCACCAGATCAGGCAACGACGCTTGCAGGGCAGCATCGCCGCGCATCTGCTCAAGCATCTGCTGATCACGCCAACGACCCGCCAGCGCCTGCAACCGGTTCATCTGCTCAGTGCCTTGCTGATACTTGGCGCTCTGGCGGCAGCCGGCCCGACCTGGGAACAGGACCGTCCGCCGTTCCTGGAGAACCAGGCGGTACTGCTGCTGGCCCTGGACCTTTCGCCGTCAATGGACGCCAGCGATGTAGCGCCCAGCCGCCTTGAAGCCGCCAAACATAAAATGCATGACCTGATCGCACGCCAGCACGGCTTGCGCATCGGTCTGCTGGCCTATGCCGGCAGCGCCCACCTGGTGCTGCCGCCCAGCGACGATTTGGCCTTGCTCGACAGTTTCCTGCAGGCCCTGGCCACGCCACTGATAGAGCGGCCCGGCAAGGATGCCCTCGGAGTGATCGAGCAGGCCAGGCGACTGCTGGCCGCCGAACAGGTGCCGGGCACAGTGGTACTGATGACCGATGGTGCCGATGCCAGCCAGTTTGCGGCGCTGGAAAAGAGCCTCGAAGGGACACCGCTGCAAGTGCTGATCCTGGCAGTGGGCAGCAGCGACGGTGGCGTGCTGCGCAATGCCGATGGCCAACCGCGCACCGACAGTGATGGCCGCGCGCAAGTCGGCCGCTTCGATCAGGCCGGCCTGCAGCAACTGGCCAAGGCCCTCGATGCGCCGCTGGGCAGCCTGACCCTTGATGATGACGACCTGGACTGGATTGAATTGCATGCACAACGTCACTTTCAGGCCGCCAGCGCCGATGCCCGGCAGATTCATTGGAAGGATGCCGGCTACTGGCTGACCTGGCCGCTGGCGGTGCTGGCCTTGCTGTGCATTCGCCGTGGCTGGAATCTGAACTGGGCCGGCGCCGTCCTGCTGGCCGTTGGCTGCCTGCTCAACCCCGCCCCGGCCCGGGCCGGGGCCTTGGCCGATGCCTTCATGACCGCCGATCAGCAAGGCCGGTGGGCATTCGACCACCATCACTACGGCAAGGCCTCGACGCTGTTCGAGGATCCCTACTGGCAAGGCCTGGCCGCCTATCGCGCTGCCGACTACGACCGGGCCCTGGGTAGCTTCGCCCGGCTGGACAGCCCCCAGGCGTATTTCTACCAGGGCAACATCCATACCCGCCAGTTCCACTTCGACCAGGCCATTGCCGCCTATGAGCATGCCCTGAAACTGCAACCACAATTCCCCGAGGCGACGGCCAACCTGGCGCTGGCCAGAGCCTTGCAGAAAGACTACGACGACGCCGCCGAAAAGGCCCCGCAGACAGAACCCGACCAGGTCAAGTTCGACAAGCCCAAGGACAAGGGCGATAGCCGCCAGATAGAAACGCAGCAGGCCAGCTCCGATGAGCTGTGGCTGCAGAACCTCACCACTTCGCCGGCCACCTTCCTCAAGCAGAAATTCAGCCTGCAGGATGCCGAGCATCAGGCGCCCCCCGCCGGAGCCCGGCCATGA
- a CDS encoding VWA domain-containing protein, with translation MWQLDYPWLLLLLPLPWFGYRYLPAYQQARSAVRVPFFAAMSRAVGQEPRTPGIRSSRWQLLLNLLVWVLLCVAVARPVRVEPPIEKQQPVRDLMLAIDISQSMETTDFTNAAGQRINRLDAVKDVVRGFIERRKDDRLGLIVFGSGAYPQAPLTLDHASVRILLDETGIGMAGPNTAIGDAIGLALKLFAKADEQNKVLILLTDGNDTASAITPEHAASMAAAKGIVIHAIGIGDPTASGEERVNLQALQQIAEVTGGQFFRAEDRTQLDQVYASLDRLTPHQVKTLSHQPKLDLFWWPLGLAMGVLLLGHLIAMLAARLRPGARADTMAEG, from the coding sequence ATGTGGCAGCTTGACTACCCCTGGTTACTGCTCTTGCTGCCGCTGCCCTGGTTCGGCTACCGCTACCTGCCCGCCTACCAGCAGGCACGTTCTGCCGTGCGAGTCCCCTTCTTCGCGGCCATGAGTCGCGCGGTGGGCCAGGAACCCCGCACGCCGGGTATCCGTTCCAGTCGCTGGCAGCTGCTGCTCAACCTGTTGGTCTGGGTGCTGCTGTGCGTGGCAGTGGCGCGTCCGGTGCGGGTCGAACCGCCCATCGAGAAGCAACAGCCGGTGCGTGACCTGATGCTTGCCATCGATATTTCCCAATCCATGGAAACCACTGATTTCACCAATGCTGCCGGGCAACGGATCAACCGTCTGGACGCGGTCAAGGATGTGGTGCGCGGCTTCATCGAACGGCGCAAGGACGACCGCCTGGGCCTGATCGTGTTCGGTAGCGGCGCCTATCCGCAGGCACCGCTTACCCTCGACCACGCCAGCGTGAGGATTCTGCTGGATGAAACCGGCATCGGCATGGCCGGGCCCAACACCGCCATTGGCGATGCCATCGGCCTGGCCCTGAAGCTGTTCGCCAAGGCCGACGAACAAAACAAAGTGCTGATCCTGCTCACCGACGGCAACGACACCGCCAGCGCGATTACCCCCGAACATGCGGCATCGATGGCGGCGGCCAAGGGGATCGTCATCCATGCCATCGGCATTGGCGACCCCACGGCCAGCGGCGAAGAGCGAGTCAACCTGCAGGCCCTGCAACAGATCGCCGAGGTCACCGGTGGCCAGTTCTTCCGGGCCGAAGACCGTACTCAGCTCGACCAGGTCTACGCCAGCCTCGACCGGCTCACCCCGCATCAGGTCAAGACCCTCAGCCATCAGCCCAAACTGGACCTGTTCTGGTGGCCGCTGGGCCTGGCCATGGGCGTGTTGCTGCTGGGGCACTTGATCGCCATGCTGGCGGCACGCCTCAGGCCCGGGGCACGGGCAGACACGATGGCGGAGGGTTGA
- a CDS encoding DUF4381 domain-containing protein yields MSDKAPTIDQLQELALPPAISYTPQTWGWWLLLAVVLLGALWWGVRYYRQWQRDRYRREGLEQLEGLLGLLGDHSQQIVALRQLPELLKRVALSMPDRPAVGNLGGAQWQAFLERTSREPLPPDFSRQLAHLAYAPEHQLLELAPEQGQRLLALSMRWVETHHVAA; encoded by the coding sequence ATGAGCGACAAGGCCCCGACCATCGATCAGTTGCAGGAACTGGCCCTGCCGCCAGCGATCAGCTACACGCCGCAGACCTGGGGCTGGTGGCTGTTGTTGGCAGTGGTCCTGCTGGGGGCCCTGTGGTGGGGGGTACGCTATTACCGGCAATGGCAGCGTGACCGCTACCGCCGTGAAGGGCTTGAACAACTCGAGGGCCTGCTGGGCCTGCTCGGTGACCATTCGCAGCAGATTGTCGCGTTGCGCCAATTGCCTGAATTGCTCAAGCGCGTTGCCCTGTCGATGCCGGACCGGCCTGCGGTGGGCAACCTCGGCGGGGCCCAATGGCAGGCGTTTCTCGAACGCACCAGCCGTGAACCGCTGCCGCCGGATTTTTCCCGGCAACTGGCCCATCTGGCCTATGCACCGGAGCATCAACTGCTAGAGCTGGCCCCAGAGCAGGGTCAGCGCTTGCTGGCCCTGAGCATGCGCTGGGTGGAGACGCACCATGTGGCAGCTTGA
- a CDS encoding DUF58 domain-containing protein, with translation MQSQQRETDGFVYVSMAQLMALEFKVRGLSFLARQPRASILAGAHASRLRGRGLNFEELRRYQPGDDLRHLDWRASLRMGKPFVRTYTEERDRPALIVVDQRMSMFFGSTRSFKSAIAAELGALAAWMVYQAGDRVGGLVFNDSKIASLSPLRSRTRIEAFCVELTRQNHALAADNPDAEHEEQLDGVLRKCLALAPHDHLICLISDFAGTTARTTQLLRQLSAHNDVIALQVYDPLALALPERGRQLITQGQLQVELEIDRHQVRKPLGDYLSGRLKDVASLLRSSQVPLMMISTGQPALEQVRNELGRLSGVAR, from the coding sequence ATGCAGTCGCAACAGCGTGAAACCGATGGCTTCGTCTACGTCTCGATGGCGCAGTTGATGGCGTTGGAGTTCAAGGTCCGCGGCCTGAGTTTCCTCGCCCGCCAGCCGCGCGCGAGCATCCTCGCTGGCGCCCATGCCTCGCGCCTGCGCGGCCGCGGCCTGAATTTCGAAGAGCTGCGGCGCTACCAGCCCGGCGACGACTTGCGCCACCTCGACTGGCGCGCATCGCTGCGCATGGGCAAGCCCTTTGTGCGCACCTATACCGAAGAGCGCGATCGCCCGGCGCTGATCGTGGTCGACCAGCGCATGTCGATGTTCTTCGGCTCCACGCGCAGCTTCAAATCGGCGATTGCAGCCGAACTCGGCGCGCTGGCGGCCTGGATGGTGTATCAGGCCGGTGACCGGGTGGGTGGCCTGGTGTTCAACGACAGCAAGATCGCAAGCCTCTCGCCCTTGCGCAGCCGTACGCGCATCGAGGCCTTCTGCGTCGAGCTGACACGGCAGAACCACGCGCTGGCCGCAGACAACCCCGATGCCGAGCACGAGGAGCAGCTCGATGGGGTCTTGCGCAAGTGCCTGGCCCTGGCGCCCCATGATCACCTCATCTGCCTGATCAGCGATTTTGCCGGCACCACGGCCAGAACGACGCAACTGCTTCGCCAGTTGTCGGCCCACAACGACGTGATCGCCTTGCAGGTTTACGACCCGCTGGCCCTGGCCCTGCCCGAGCGAGGTCGGCAGCTGATCACCCAGGGGCAATTGCAGGTCGAACTGGAGATCGACCGGCACCAGGTGCGCAAGCCGCTGGGTGACTATCTCAGCGGCAGGCTCAAGGATGTCGCCAGCCTGCTGCGCAGCAGCCAGGTACCCTTGATGATGATCAGCACCGGCCAGCCGGCGCTCGAACAAGTGCGCAATGAACTGGGCCGGCTCTCGGGGGTTGCGCGATGA